In one window of Vespa crabro chromosome 6, iyVesCrab1.2, whole genome shotgun sequence DNA:
- the LOC124424958 gene encoding RNA polymerase II subunit A C-terminal domain phosphatase SSU72 codes for MPAPSSLSVAVICSSNMNRSMEAHAFLSKKGFNVKSFGTGDKVKLPGNAPDRPNIYDFGTTYDEIYNDLLNKDKQYYTQNGLLHMLDRNRRIKPKPERFQLSKEKFDILITCEERVYDQVIECMESRPQEDNQPVHLINLDIQDNHEEATVGSFLICELVTVLANSEDLDNDIDELLHEFESKFARTILHTVLFY; via the exons atgccGGCCCCTAGTTCACTTAGCGTAGCCGTTATTTGCTCCAGTAATATGAACAGAAGCATGGAAGCGCATGCTTTTTTAAG taaaAAAGGCTTTAACGTTAAATCTTTTGGTACTGGAGATAAAGTCAAATTACCAGGGAATGCTCCAGATCGTcctaatatatatgattttggAACAACATATGATGAAAtctataatgatttattaaacaaGGATAAACAATA TTATACACAAAATGGATTGTTGCACATGTTGGACAGAAACCGTCGGATAAAGCCTAAGCCTGAAAGATTTCAACTgtctaaagaaaaatttgatattttaataacctGCGAAGAACGTGTATACGATCAAGTAATCGAATGTATGGAATCCAGACCACAAGAAGATAATCAACCTGTTCATCTTATTAATCTTGATATTCAAGATAATCATGAAGAAGCTACAGTCGGATCCTTTCTTATTTGCGAATTAGTCACTGTg CTGGCCAACAGTGAAGATTTAGACAATGACATAGATGAATTGTTGCATGAATTTGAATCGAAATTTGCTAGAACAATTTTGCACACGGTACTTTTCTACTAA